The region CCTGGGAGGAAGCCGAAGAGTTTAGTCCGCCAATCTGCAAAGAAacttgaaaataaataaatttaaaaacaCACATGAACGGCTATATATATGTCCTAAAAAAACAACAAaacaaaaaatattatttttttttctttttgagtACACACATTTCACTTCTATTTTGAGTTTGCAATTGCTTTTGTTTTCTTGTTTGTTTTTTCTTATCGTCTTTTTCTACCCCTATCCGATCACTAACTTCATTCAGGTACTGAAGCAAAATCTCAAAATTCAAAGCGCAAAAATGAAGAAGTAGAAACACGCAAATCTAAAGATATTGCGCAAACTGGGAGGGGGACAAATGTTGGACCAGGACAAGACGACCCAAATAAGTTATAATTAGGATAATTGTGAAACATAATGTAAAGCCCAAGAAGACCCATTTTGTAAGAAAAAACTCATTTGTGACTTAGTATAAATATAAGACAGCAATCTCATTTGAAGGGGTTGACAAATTAAAGTAAAAAGATCATCTGCTAAAATTATAGtcttaataatataataatatttaataataaaaatttatattaaatgGGATTTTCTATGATATGCCCAACGACACGCAATAGTCACTAACTTTCATAGAAATAGGTTCTTCTTATTGGTGCTTGAATAATAAATGTTAATAGCCCCTGCATTCACATCAATTTTACCAATAAAAAAAACGCATTTTTATTGGACCCATATTCAATTTTACTGAAGTTATTCTTACAAGAAATTTCCGGAAACTGCGCCCCAGTAACTAACACGTGTCATTCTCTAATCCCACATCATTGCATTAGTTTACGTCAAACGGAAATTACCACACGGTATCGCTCTTGTATCTAAAACAAATAGGATGAATTGTTTTTTTAACTTACGACTGGACCATCTACTTTATACATGAACTAACAAAAACAATGAACAATGTGCTCGTTCAGTGCAAATAAAAACCGAGGACGGGTCTACTAGAGATGAGCGCTGCAAAGTTATGAACAAATATTAGCTAACTTTGAACTTGGACCAAGTTTATATTGTTTACCCTCCCATGTATGCATACATCATATTCCCCCCCCCCCAAACTAACTATAATTCCAAGCGGAATATATCGGTTATGTTTGATTTAGTATCATGTGGATTCATATGAAAAATGTCTATACATCATTATTCGAAACACTCTAAATTTAGTCGTCAAGACAACATTCATGTGCTTTCATGGAAACTCTGTGATCTGGACATTGCTGCAGGATTGGCATGAAGTACTGAGGACGATTTGGAGAAGTGACATTTTTCAGCATCTTTTGATTGGAAAGCAGCCTTAAACATACCTTTTCCACAATCTGAATCACCGGCTATTTCTTTCTTTATTCCCAAGGTTTCCCATATCCGACTTTTTGCAGCTTCTCCTGGATCATCGACTCTCAAAGTCTTTGGCACCCAAAGACATTTCTCCGGATTATTGTCTTTAGGTGATCCCTTGTCAACACAACTGCTTGAATTTGGCATATTCTCATCTCTCAAGTGTTTACCTAAAGTGGGGAAATTTGGACCCGCTGACGGAGCAGCAATATGGTTCACGGACAAACTTTTTGGAGTAATCCACTGAACATTCCAAGGTCCTGGCACTGGTACATTACAACCCCAATATGGTGATGATGGGTAAAACGGCATAGGAACCGCACAGAAACCCGGTGGCGGTACCTGTGTTACAGGACCATTCCATTGGTTGATATTCCATGGATACGGCCAAGGAGCTCCCGGAAAACATGGTCCCTGAGGTGGGAAGCTATGACCATTTGCTGAATGTTGCAAACTAGGAGCAATAATCTCATTCTTCGAATATGACACGGTCACTGAAGATCCACTTGGGTGATCATCGCCATTATCTTTAGTTTTAGAGGAAACTGAGGGACTAATTTCTACTGCCTTTTGAAACCCATCATTTGAGCCATTAATCCGTGACTTCCCAGTTATCTTAAGTACTGAATCCAACGACTCACAAAGGGGTGAGTCGGAGCCAAATGTAAGGACAGTAGCATTGGTCTTTAAACCAGGATGGTGAATTTCATTTGGAATATCTAGACCAGCATTCTGAAGAGCTTCTGAGATGGCTATTTGACGATAATGAGACGCCGAGTACTTATTCTTGCGACGACCAGCACCTACAGGAACATTTCTCATAGTTCCACCCGCTGTCCAATATCTCTGGCAATTCTTGCAAAAGTGTCGCGGTTGATTAACATTGTAGTTATTGTAGTAACAGAACTTAGTGTCCATGCTATTACAACGAGGACATGGAAGTATCTTATCCGGTTTCTTTAGTGTCTTTTCTTGTGAATCACTCGTCtcagtttgtgtttcttcagtGCTTTGATTATCGTCCAATGCAGCTTTATTTTGATCATCATCAGGAGCAGTTTTACCATGCTTATGATCAGGTGCATCTTTACTCAGAGTATTATCACGTGCAGCTTCTCTTTGATCATCAGCGGGTGGAGTGTTGTTTACATCTGGAATCGCACTTGAATTGGAAGGCTCTTCTGACGTCATTGGCTGTGCTCCATCCAGATCTTTAGTATCAGCCTCTGCTGTAGGATCCTatcaaaattttcaaatataaACCAATTGTCACTAAAGAAAGCCTACCAAACAATTTTATGGCGAGTATTTGTTAACTGAGAACTTGAAAATTATGTCGATAATCCAATGAGAAGGCAGGCCGTGCatcaaaatttaaatcaacatgaAGCAACACAGATACTAATCCACTGTTTTAGAAAGAGATGCCTGGGAAGAATAGAAGAAACAAAAATACCAAGTCACATTCAAATCTCGGCATTACTTTCACAAATAAATCCAAGTCGGACTAAAAACATTGTTTAGCAACTACATAAACTAGGTAAAGCTGCATATTTCCCTTAAACTCATGATACATGACATAAAAGAACAATCAGCTGTCCATTAATGTAGAGCATTGAGCAATGAAGGAGTTGCAGCCACAAAGTGTCATAAATCATAAATTCAGTGCGTATATATGCAAACAAGTAGAAATATGACTTAAGAAAAACCTAGAAACATCTCAAAGAGAGATTTCCCACATGAGATGTGGCTACGAAACGAAATTTCGACTAGTTAGGAGCATCTTATCTATTATAGAAAAGAGCAACTCAAACGATCAACAAGTGAAGGCCAACTATAAatacaaaaataaaacaaaagaaGAGGTTCGAACTTGGTACTGGGAGGAACTTTGATGTCACTAGTTAATGGCCTGCTTCCTATTTAATCTGACGTATTGTGATGAAGTTAAAGCACAAATGAAATGAGAAATTTATAGGAGTATAAGAGCAAAACAGTCTAATTATGTACAGTATGGGAGTAAATGGATTTAATAAATACTAAATTATGGGGATACAGGAGTGGGGGATGAATGATGAGAAAGTCAAATCAAAAACAAGAGAAGAGGTTCAAACTGAGAACGAGGAACTTGGTGTTAATTAATGAATGGCCTTCTTCCTATTTAATCTGGACATATTTTGATATAGTTAACATTAGCACAAAGGGAACGAGAGATTTATAAGTAAAGTCTAAAAAGCAGGGATCTGGGGTGCCAGATTAACCATGCATAGTATGAGAATACATGAATTCGACAAATTCTAAATTATGAGGATGCGGGAGTGGGGATAGAGCAATAGATAATACTGTCAATCCTACGCAGGCCCTAATAAATTAAATTCCCTAAGCGAATTAGAATTTTGTGCCCAACAACAATACAAATCAAATACATATGATTTATttccttctgaaaaattatttttttctgGCAGTTTTGTTAGCAAAATCAGTCATAAGTCTTAAAATTTGGAAGCATATCTTTCTCATTGGATATCATTGACAATCCATTCAACCTCTCCTATGACATACCCAAAAGAAAATAAGACTTAAttttgaaaaacttctttccacAAAAGCCATCATAACTTCTTTTGAAATGATATATCTATATCTCAATGACTCGATTAAAATAAATGGCAAAAACTACTGCGAGAATCGGTTCATATAAGAATAGACGTATTAGTTCACGTAAGAATACGCAACAAATACCACGCATAACAATACACAAAGAATACCAACGGGGTAATCATGTTCAAGCAAGTTTCAATAACACTATTGTGACCCATAAGTACTCTATTGCAACCTTGCGAGTCCCTGCTTTTTACGGCACAATATGTAcatatttaattaataaacacATAATTATTGGGAAACCTAACATAAATTGAACATGGTTCGCTTAAAAATGTTGGTTATAAGAGTTTAATTTGAGATTTTTCTGCGTAACTGTACCAATATGCTTTGACACTAAAGATGTGTTTCAAGTAAAAGATTTGGGCCAAATGACATGTTTGGATTTTCGAAACAATTTAAATTTCATTTGTCCAATGAATGAAATCATATATTCTTAAAAACCGTACCCTCACCACGAGAAACATAAGCAATGTTACCATGGGTGTCACTATTAGATAATTAATATAAAGTAAAGATTTGAGAAATTTAAATGGTAACTCAGTTAATGTCCTCTGCGATGAACTTCCTGTGAAGGCTTTAGTGAGTGAGAAGAGGCCTTTGGTTCATTTAAATTTCGTTGGCTTGGACAAGGTTTATAAACTGTGCACCGGAGGTTAAAACGAATGTGGAGCACTAATAAAAGGAAAATCGAGAAGTAAAAAGAAAATATGTGAAAGTTTCATAAGAATTTAAAAGTAAAGTTTGAGTGTTCCATGTACATACTTTATCCAACTCTCCCTATCCAAAGCCTAACCACTTGCTCCAAAGTTCTAAAAAGGGAGGAAAGAAAGCGTAAGTTAAGTAAAATACTTTCATTTCCC is a window of Apium graveolens cultivar Ventura chromosome 11, ASM990537v1, whole genome shotgun sequence DNA encoding:
- the LOC141697835 gene encoding cyclic dof factor 2-like isoform X1 yields the protein MSDVKDPAIKLFGKTIQLPPASDCIQHPSPPPPLSPQHNSECAGQKQEQEQGSEKDPTAEADTKDLDGAQPMTSEEPSNSSAIPDVNNTPPADDQREAARDNTLSKDAPDHKHGKTAPDDDQNKAALDDNQSTEETQTETSDSQEKTLKKPDKILPCPRCNSMDTKFCYYNNYNVNQPRHFCKNCQRYWTAGGTMRNVPVGAGRRKNKYSASHYRQIAISEALQNAGLDIPNEIHHPGLKTNATVLTFGSDSPLCESLDSVLKITGKSRINGSNDGFQKAVEISPSVSSKTKDNGDDHPSGSSVTVSYSKNEIIAPSLQHSANGHSFPPQGPCFPGAPWPYPWNINQWNGPVTQVPPPGFCAVPMPFYPSSPYWGCNVPVPGPWNVQWITPKSLSVNHIAAPSAGPNFPTLGKHLRDENMPNSSSCVDKGSPKDNNPEKCLWVPKTLRVDDPGEAAKSRIWETLGIKKEIAGDSDCGKGMFKAAFQSKDAEKCHFSKSSSVLHANPAAMSRSQSFHEST
- the LOC141697835 gene encoding cyclic dof factor 1-like isoform X2, giving the protein MTSEEPSNSSAIPDVNNTPPADDQREAARDNTLSKDAPDHKHGKTAPDDDQNKAALDDNQSTEETQTETSDSQEKTLKKPDKILPCPRCNSMDTKFCYYNNYNVNQPRHFCKNCQRYWTAGGTMRNVPVGAGRRKNKYSASHYRQIAISEALQNAGLDIPNEIHHPGLKTNATVLTFGSDSPLCESLDSVLKITGKSRINGSNDGFQKAVEISPSVSSKTKDNGDDHPSGSSVTVSYSKNEIIAPSLQHSANGHSFPPQGPCFPGAPWPYPWNINQWNGPVTQVPPPGFCAVPMPFYPSSPYWGCNVPVPGPWNVQWITPKSLSVNHIAAPSAGPNFPTLGKHLRDENMPNSSSCVDKGSPKDNNPEKCLWVPKTLRVDDPGEAAKSRIWETLGIKKEIAGDSDCGKGMFKAAFQSKDAEKCHFSKSSSVLHANPAAMSRSQSFHEST